From Pseudomonas hefeiensis, one genomic window encodes:
- the lon gene encoding endopeptidase La, which translates to MKTTIELPLLPLRDVVVYPHMVIPLFVGREKSIEALEAAMTGDKQILLLAQRNPADDDPGEDALYRVGTIATVLQLLKLPDGTVKVLVEGEQRGTVERFSEVDGHCRAEVSLIDEVDAPERESEVFVRSLLSQFEQYVQLGKKVPAEVLSSLNSIDEPGRLVDTMAAHMALKIEQKQEILEIIDLSARVEHVLALLDGEIDLLQVEKRIRGRVKKQMERSQREYYLNEQMKAIQKELGDGDEGHNEIEDLKKRIDAAGLPKDALAKAQAELNKLKQMSPMSAEATVVRSYIDWLVQVPWKAQSKVRLDLARAEDILDADHYGLEEVKERILEYLAVQKRVKKIRGPVLCLVGPPGVGKTSLAESIAHATNRKFVRMALGGVRDEAEIRGHRRTYIGSMPGRLIQKMTKVGVRNPLFLLDEIDKMGSDMRGDPASALLEVLDPEQNHNFNDHYLEVDYDLSDVMFLCTSNSMNIPPALLDRMEVIRLPGYTEDEKINIAVKYLSPKQIQANGLKKGELEFDEEAIRDIIRYYTREAGVRGLERQIAKVCRKAVKEHALEKRFAVKVTADLLEHFLGVRKFRYGLAEQQDQIGQVTGLAWTQVGGELLTIEAAVVPGKGQLIKTGSLGDVMVESITAALTVVRSRARSLGIPLDFHEKRDTHIHMPEGATPKDGPSAGVGMCTALVSALTGIPVRADVAMTGEITLRGQVLAIGGLKEKLLAAHRGGIKIVIIPEENVRDLKEIPDNIKQDLQIKPVKWIDEVLQIALQYAPEPLPDVAPEIVAKDDKRESDSKERISTH; encoded by the coding sequence ATGAAGACAACCATCGAATTGCCTCTCCTGCCATTGCGTGATGTCGTGGTGTATCCGCACATGGTTATCCCGCTGTTCGTGGGGCGCGAGAAGTCTATCGAAGCCCTCGAGGCTGCGATGACGGGTGACAAGCAGATTCTTCTGTTGGCGCAGAGAAATCCTGCTGACGATGATCCCGGCGAAGACGCACTTTATCGCGTGGGTACAATTGCAACGGTTCTGCAGCTACTCAAGCTGCCCGACGGCACCGTCAAGGTGCTGGTCGAAGGCGAGCAGCGGGGCACGGTCGAGCGTTTCAGCGAAGTAGACGGCCATTGCCGGGCCGAAGTGTCACTGATCGACGAAGTGGACGCGCCTGAGCGTGAGTCTGAGGTGTTTGTCCGCAGTCTTTTGTCGCAGTTCGAACAATATGTGCAGTTGGGCAAGAAGGTGCCTGCTGAGGTCCTGTCGTCGCTTAACAGCATCGACGAACCTGGGCGGCTGGTCGATACGATGGCGGCCCACATGGCCCTCAAGATCGAGCAGAAGCAGGAAATTCTCGAAATCATCGATCTGTCTGCCCGCGTCGAACACGTGCTGGCATTGCTTGATGGCGAAATCGATCTGCTGCAGGTCGAGAAGCGCATTCGTGGTCGCGTCAAGAAACAGATGGAGCGCAGCCAGCGCGAGTACTACCTGAATGAGCAGATGAAGGCCATTCAGAAGGAGCTTGGCGACGGTGACGAAGGGCACAATGAAATCGAAGACCTGAAAAAGCGCATCGATGCTGCCGGTCTGCCCAAGGATGCGCTTGCCAAGGCCCAGGCCGAGCTGAACAAGCTCAAGCAAATGTCGCCGATGTCTGCCGAAGCCACCGTGGTGCGCTCCTATATCGACTGGCTGGTCCAGGTGCCGTGGAAAGCCCAGAGCAAGGTCCGTCTGGACCTGGCTCGTGCCGAAGACATTCTCGACGCCGACCATTACGGTCTGGAAGAGGTCAAGGAACGCATTCTCGAATACCTCGCCGTGCAAAAGCGCGTGAAGAAAATCCGCGGCCCGGTACTGTGCCTGGTGGGGCCTCCTGGGGTCGGTAAAACATCGCTGGCCGAGTCGATTGCTCATGCAACCAATCGAAAATTCGTGCGCATGGCCCTCGGTGGCGTACGCGATGAAGCGGAAATTCGTGGTCATCGCCGCACTTACATCGGGTCGATGCCAGGAAGATTGATTCAAAAGATGACCAAGGTCGGCGTGCGCAATCCGCTGTTTCTTTTGGATGAAATCGACAAGATGGGCAGCGATATGCGCGGTGATCCCGCCTCTGCGCTGCTCGAAGTGCTTGATCCTGAACAGAATCACAATTTCAACGATCACTATCTGGAGGTCGACTACGACCTGTCGGACGTGATGTTCCTCTGCACCTCCAACTCCATGAACATTCCGCCAGCATTGCTGGATCGGATGGAGGTGATTCGTCTGCCGGGCTACACCGAAGACGAGAAGATCAACATCGCCGTCAAATACCTTTCGCCCAAGCAGATCCAGGCCAACGGCCTGAAAAAAGGCGAGCTGGAATTTGACGAGGAAGCGATTCGCGACATCATCCGCTACTACACCCGCGAGGCGGGTGTGCGTGGTCTGGAGCGGCAAATTGCCAAGGTCTGCCGCAAGGCGGTCAAAGAGCATGCGCTGGAAAAACGCTTTGCGGTCAAGGTGACAGCGGATCTGCTGGAGCACTTCCTGGGTGTGCGCAAATTCCGCTACGGCCTTGCCGAGCAGCAGGATCAGATTGGTCAGGTGACCGGGCTTGCGTGGACTCAGGTCGGTGGTGAGTTGCTGACTATTGAAGCGGCCGTGGTACCGGGCAAGGGGCAACTGATCAAGACCGGTTCGCTGGGCGATGTGATGGTCGAGTCGATCACCGCGGCGCTGACGGTAGTGCGCAGCCGCGCCAGGAGCCTGGGCATTCCCCTGGACTTCCATGAGAAGCGCGACACCCATATCCATATGCCAGAAGGGGCAACGCCCAAGGACGGCCCTAGCGCCGGCGTGGGCATGTGTACGGCCCTGGTCTCCGCGCTGACCGGCATTCCGGTGCGTGCCGATGTCGCCATGACCGGTGAAATCACTCTGCGTGGCCAGGTATTGGCCATTGGCGGCCTGAAGGAAAAACTGCTGGCGGCTCACCGTGGCGGGATCAAGATCGTGATCATTCCTGAAGAGAATGTCCGCGATCTGAAGGAGATTCCTGACAACATAAAGCAGGATCTTCAGATCAAACCGGTTAAATGGATTGACGAGGTCCTGCAAATTGCGCTGCAATACGCGCCGGAGCCCTTGCCGGATGTGGCTCCAGAGATAGTCGCGAAGGACGATAAGCGAGAGTCTGACTCTAAGGAAAGAATTAGCACGCATTAA
- a CDS encoding HU family DNA-binding protein: MNKSELIDAIAASADIPKAAAGRALDAVIESVTGALKAGDSVVLVGFGTFSVTDRPARTGRNPQTGQTLEIPAAKKPGFKAGKALKEAVND, from the coding sequence GTGAACAAGTCGGAACTGATTGATGCTATCGCTGCATCCGCTGATATCCCGAAAGCTGCTGCTGGCCGTGCGCTGGACGCTGTGATCGAATCCGTCACTGGCGCTCTCAAGGCCGGCGACTCCGTTGTTCTGGTTGGTTTCGGCACCTTCTCCGTGACTGATCGTCCAGCACGTACAGGCCGCAACCCACAGACCGGCCAAACGCTGGAAATCCCTGCTGCCAAGAAGCCTGGTTTCAAAGCTGGCAAGGCCTTGAAAGAAGCCGTTAACGACTAA
- a CDS encoding SurA N-terminal domain-containing protein, which produces MLQNIRDNSQGWIAKAIIGVIVVLMALTGFDAIFQATTNSNDAAKVNGEEISQNELSQAVDMQRRQLMQQLGKDFDASMLDEKMLRDSALKGLIDRKLLLQGAQDSKFAFSEAALDQVILQTPEFQVDGKFSAERFDQVIRQLGYSRMQFRQMLAQEMLIGQLRAGLAGSGFVTDTQVLAFARLEKQTRDFATLNIKADSSAVKLTDDEVKAYYDKHAKEFMTPDQVVIDYLELKKSSFFDQVSVKDEDLQAAYQKEIANLSEQRRAAHILIEVNDKVTEAQAKAKIEEIQARLAKGESFEALAKEFSQDPGSANNGGDLGYAGPGVYDPEFEKALYALSKDQVSAPVRTDFGYHLIKLLGVEAPEVPTFASLKDKLVRELKTQQVEQRFVEATKELEDASYEASDLAQPAQDLKLTVHTSAPFGREGGEGIAANRAVITAAFSPEVLDEGANSTAIELDPETVVVLRAKEHRKPEQLPLESVEGAIRTQLAKEHASAAAKTRADELIAGLRDGKTALDKPVEGQSWKVIEAATRSQEGIDPAVLQALFRMPKPESKDKPTFSSVTLPDGSLVVVRLNGVNEAAAPTDEEKAQYRRYLASRVGQQDFAAYRKQLESEADIERF; this is translated from the coding sequence ATGCTGCAGAATATCAGGGACAATTCACAAGGCTGGATTGCCAAAGCCATCATCGGGGTCATCGTCGTATTGATGGCGTTGACCGGTTTCGATGCCATTTTTCAAGCCACCACCAACAGCAATGACGCAGCCAAGGTCAACGGCGAAGAGATCAGCCAGAACGAGCTGAGCCAGGCGGTCGACATGCAACGCCGTCAGCTCATGCAACAGCTGGGCAAGGATTTCGACGCTTCGATGCTGGACGAGAAAATGCTGCGCGACTCAGCGCTCAAGGGCCTGATTGATCGCAAGCTGTTGTTGCAAGGCGCGCAAGATTCGAAATTCGCTTTCTCTGAAGCCGCGTTGGACCAGGTGATCCTGCAAACGCCTGAGTTTCAGGTCGATGGCAAATTCAGTGCCGAGCGTTTTGATCAGGTGATCCGCCAACTGGGTTACAGCCGCATGCAATTTCGCCAGATGCTGGCTCAGGAAATGCTGATCGGCCAGTTGCGCGCAGGTCTGGCTGGCAGTGGATTCGTCACCGATACCCAGGTGTTGGCCTTTGCCCGTCTGGAAAAACAGACCCGTGATTTCGCCACCTTGAATATCAAGGCCGACTCGTCGGCGGTGAAGCTGACCGACGATGAGGTCAAGGCTTACTACGACAAACATGCCAAGGAGTTCATGACGCCCGATCAGGTGGTCATCGACTATCTCGAGCTGAAAAAGTCTTCCTTCTTCGATCAGGTCAGCGTCAAGGACGAAGATCTGCAGGCGGCCTATCAGAAAGAAATCGCGAACCTGTCCGAACAGCGTCGCGCTGCGCACATCCTGATTGAAGTGAACGACAAGGTTACCGAAGCCCAGGCCAAGGCCAAGATCGAAGAGATTCAGGCTCGTCTGGCCAAGGGCGAATCGTTTGAGGCTTTGGCCAAAGAGTTCTCCCAGGACCCTGGCTCTGCGAATAATGGCGGCGACCTCGGTTATGCCGGTCCGGGCGTCTACGATCCGGAGTTCGAGAAAGCGCTGTATGCCTTGAGCAAGGATCAGGTTTCGGCACCGGTGCGCACCGATTTCGGTTATCACCTGATCAAGCTGCTGGGTGTCGAAGCACCTGAAGTGCCTACCTTTGCCAGCCTCAAGGACAAGCTTGTCCGCGAGCTGAAAACCCAGCAGGTTGAGCAGCGTTTCGTGGAGGCAACCAAGGAACTGGAGGATGCCTCCTATGAAGCCTCCGACTTGGCGCAGCCAGCCCAGGACCTGAAACTGACCGTTCACACGTCGGCGCCGTTCGGCCGTGAGGGTGGGGAAGGGATCGCGGCCAACCGCGCGGTGATCACCGCCGCGTTCAGCCCGGAGGTACTGGATGAAGGGGCTAACAGCACCGCCATCGAGCTGGACCCGGAAACCGTCGTGGTGCTACGAGCCAAGGAACACCGCAAGCCTGAGCAACTGCCGCTGGAAAGCGTGGAGGGTGCCATTCGCACTCAACTGGCCAAGGAGCATGCCAGCGCTGCGGCCAAGACCCGGGCCGATGAGCTGATCGCCGGTCTGCGCGACGGTAAGACTGCCTTGGACAAACCTGTCGAAGGTCAGAGCTGGAAAGTCATCGAAGCGGCGACCCGCAGCCAGGAAGGTATCGACCCGGCGGTACTGCAGGCGTTGTTCCGGATGCCGAAGCCCGAGTCGAAAGACAAGCCGACGTTCAGCAGTGTGACGTTGCCCGACGGTAGCTTGGTCGTCGTGCGTTTGAATGGTGTAAACGAAGCGGCGGCGCCGACTGACGAGGAGAAAGCTCAGTATCGACGCTATCTCGCCTCTCGTGTCGGCCAGCAGGACTTCGCTGCTTACCGCAAGCAATTGGAAAGTGAGGCGGACATCGAGCGCTTCTAA
- a CDS encoding DUF2242 domain-containing protein: protein MFRSFHMRTVGLALVLATAVGCSSKKTAIYEHENFDDSGTFSRSYSVNDAATCEAGRRALLSQGYIITSSDPKLVSGHKSFQQTGETHMEISFNLVCAEDGGPGHRATMFANALQDRYALKKTNNSASLGVGVLGSVSMPIGSSDDSMVKVASETVSSAKFYERFFALVELFLPPEAKKPVEETEKPKAELGVPETRVEPATLSPVSTPEPAPMPVPAPAPAPAPEPEPAPEPAPAPVAPVEEATPAPVETSPASSEPVAPPAEPAPIAPSEPESSEPESSTQAITPPPSSTLPAPSEPIQPLPAS, encoded by the coding sequence ATGTTCAGATCATTTCATATGCGCACCGTCGGGCTTGCACTGGTGCTGGCTACAGCAGTCGGTTGCTCGTCGAAGAAAACCGCTATCTACGAGCATGAAAACTTCGATGATTCCGGTACGTTCTCGCGCTCCTATTCAGTGAATGATGCGGCGACCTGCGAAGCTGGACGCCGGGCGTTACTCAGCCAGGGCTACATCATTACCAGCAGCGATCCGAAGCTGGTCAGCGGTCACAAGAGTTTTCAGCAGACCGGCGAAACCCATATGGAGATCAGTTTCAATCTGGTCTGTGCTGAAGACGGCGGTCCCGGACACCGTGCGACCATGTTTGCCAATGCCTTGCAGGACCGTTATGCACTGAAGAAAACCAACAATTCCGCGAGCCTGGGCGTGGGGGTGCTGGGGTCGGTTTCGATGCCGATCGGTTCGTCCGATGATTCGATGGTCAAAGTTGCCAGCGAAACCGTCTCGTCGGCCAAATTCTATGAACGTTTCTTTGCCCTCGTGGAGCTGTTCCTGCCTCCCGAGGCGAAGAAACCCGTGGAAGAAACCGAAAAACCCAAAGCGGAGCTGGGCGTTCCGGAAACCCGGGTCGAGCCGGCGACGTTGTCACCGGTTTCTACTCCAGAACCTGCCCCGATGCCCGTACCTGCTCCTGCTCCTGCTCCTGCTCCTGAGCCGGAACCTGCGCCCGAACCGGCACCAGCGCCTGTCGCGCCGGTAGAGGAGGCCACGCCCGCGCCTGTCGAGACTTCTCCTGCAAGTTCGGAGCCGGTCGCGCCGCCGGCCGAGCCCGCACCCATCGCACCCAGCGAACCTGAATCATCCGAGCCAGAATCGTCGACGCAAGCCATTACACCGCCACCCTCCAGCACCTTGCCGGCTCCCTCCGAGCCAATCCAGCCGCTTCCCGCCTCTTGA
- a CDS encoding AraC family transcriptional regulator encodes MKPQPMRLGDLSVSFVHSLADAVASHGQDPQPLLEQYGLDAARLAEPGARLSIPRYMRLGHAAIQQTQDPALGLRMGQLSRLSQAGLAGVTAAQAPTVREAARCMIRFEPLYGSNYRGQSSFHEDARGAWLRFYSISPYNAYNRFVVDSIIAGWLAQLSCVCGVALRAERIEIEFEEPAYLEAYRAVGDCPIQFGAEHNQLRLGLDSLAQRNPQHCPGTWRHLIQLCERELEQLTRTRSLRERIIQLLGPLLNGGREPDLEEVAARLKLPTWTLRRKLAEEGTQFRAILNDTRRDLAMTYIRDTELAFGEIAYLLGFASAEAFQRAFKRWNNQTPGEFRRSRRST; translated from the coding sequence ATGAAACCGCAACCGATGCGGTTGGGAGACTTATCAGTCAGCTTCGTCCATAGCCTGGCCGACGCGGTGGCCAGCCATGGGCAAGATCCCCAGCCGTTGCTCGAACAATACGGTCTGGATGCAGCACGGCTGGCCGAACCCGGGGCTCGCCTGTCGATCCCGCGTTACATGCGCCTGGGCCATGCAGCCATCCAACAGACCCAGGACCCTGCCTTGGGTTTGCGCATGGGCCAACTTAGTCGCTTGAGCCAGGCCGGGCTGGCGGGCGTGACTGCAGCCCAAGCGCCGACGGTGCGCGAAGCCGCGCGGTGCATGATCCGCTTTGAGCCGCTGTACGGCTCCAACTATCGCGGTCAGTCGAGTTTTCATGAGGACGCCCGAGGCGCGTGGCTGCGGTTCTATTCCATCAGCCCCTATAACGCCTACAACCGCTTTGTCGTGGATTCGATCATCGCCGGCTGGCTTGCGCAGCTGTCCTGCGTTTGTGGCGTCGCGCTGAGGGCTGAACGTATAGAAATCGAGTTCGAAGAACCGGCATACCTGGAAGCCTATCGCGCGGTCGGTGACTGTCCGATCCAGTTCGGCGCCGAACACAATCAGCTGCGCCTGGGGCTGGACAGTCTCGCCCAACGCAACCCCCAGCATTGCCCTGGCACCTGGCGACACCTGATTCAGCTGTGTGAACGGGAACTGGAGCAGTTGACCCGCACCCGCAGCCTGCGCGAGCGCATCATCCAACTGCTGGGGCCGTTGCTCAACGGCGGCCGGGAACCCGACCTGGAAGAAGTGGCGGCGCGTCTGAAGCTGCCAACCTGGACACTGCGTCGCAAACTGGCCGAAGAAGGCACGCAATTTCGCGCAATCCTCAACGACACCCGCCGCGACCTGGCCATGACCTACATTCGCGACACTGAACTGGCATTCGGCGAAATCGCTTACCTGCTGGGATTCGCCTCAGCCGAGGCATTTCAACGCGCCTTCAAGCGCTGGAACAACCAGACTCCTGGAGAGTTTCGGCGCAGTCGTAGAAGCACTTAA
- a CDS encoding carbon-nitrogen hydrolase family protein: protein MRKLLYLLLSLALIAALITYALWTVDRPAGHYLSDLRINLAVDQGTPADRGNLLGIQPELFPTDYQNPERLHRKLAAYLQAARDQGLLNDKTVVVLPEHIGTWLMVSGEKDELYQAATLKEAMNWLAVSNPLAFVRALVSAQGDNRLDDAYLRMKADTMARDYQALFGGLAKEFGVTLVAGSIVLPEPSVSDGELKVGRGALYNSSLVFGSDGRPLGQPQRQQHPVFEQQGVLGPDQPDTISVVDTPAGRLGVLIGSDSWYPLHYRQLNEQGAQLVAVPAFVNGRDAWDKPWSGYKGLPTPSEVSLKPGEVSEGQAWHRLTLTSQPPSSQARGGISVFLRGQFWDSGSAGRSFISHKGEHFSDGEARGARLLNLWL, encoded by the coding sequence ATGCGCAAACTTCTGTACCTACTGTTGTCACTGGCCTTGATTGCCGCCCTGATCACCTACGCACTGTGGACGGTGGATCGTCCGGCGGGTCATTACCTGTCAGACCTTCGCATCAATCTGGCGGTTGACCAGGGCACCCCCGCCGATCGAGGCAACTTGCTGGGCATCCAGCCCGAACTGTTCCCCACCGACTACCAGAACCCCGAACGCCTGCATCGCAAACTCGCGGCCTATCTTCAGGCCGCTCGTGACCAGGGTTTGCTCAATGACAAAACCGTGGTGGTGTTGCCCGAGCACATTGGCACCTGGCTGATGGTCAGCGGTGAAAAAGACGAGTTGTATCAGGCCGCCACGTTGAAGGAAGCCATGAATTGGCTGGCGGTCAGCAACCCGCTGGCGTTCGTCCGGGCGCTGGTCAGCGCACAAGGTGACAACCGACTGGACGATGCTTACCTGCGCATGAAAGCCGACACCATGGCCCGTGACTACCAGGCACTGTTCGGTGGACTCGCCAAGGAGTTCGGCGTGACCCTGGTGGCCGGCTCCATCGTGCTGCCCGAGCCAAGCGTCAGCGATGGCGAACTGAAGGTGGGCCGCGGCGCGCTGTACAACAGTAGCCTGGTGTTCGGCAGCGACGGTCGGCCGCTGGGCCAGCCACAGCGCCAACAGCATCCTGTGTTCGAGCAACAGGGCGTGCTTGGGCCAGACCAGCCGGACACAATCAGCGTCGTCGACACCCCTGCCGGTCGCCTGGGCGTGCTGATCGGCAGCGACAGTTGGTACCCGCTCCACTATCGGCAGCTTAATGAACAAGGTGCGCAACTGGTGGCGGTGCCTGCGTTCGTCAACGGTCGCGATGCTTGGGACAAACCCTGGAGTGGCTATAAAGGGCTGCCCACGCCGAGCGAAGTCAGCCTCAAGCCTGGGGAAGTGAGTGAAGGCCAGGCCTGGCATCGCCTGACATTGACCAGCCAGCCGCCCAGCAGCCAGGCCAGGGGCGGCATCAGTGTCTTCCTGCGAGGGCAGTTCTGGGACAGCGGCAGCGCCGGGCGCAGTTTCATCAGCCATAAAGGTGAGCATTTCTCCGACGGCGAAGCCCGTGGTGCCCGCCTGCTGAACCTGTGGCTGTAA
- a CDS encoding FAD-dependent oxidoreductase: MTAPHYPHLLAPLNLGFTTLRNRTLMGSMHTGLEEKPGGFERMAAYFAERARGGVGLMVTGGIGPNDEGGVYSGAAKLTTEEEALKHQIVTRAVHEAGGKICMQILHAGRYAYSPKQVAPSAIQAPINPFKPKELDEEGIEKQISDFVTCSVLAQKAEYDGVEIMGSEGYFINQFLAAHTNHRTDRWGGSYENRMRLPVEIVRRVREAVGPNFIIIFRLSMLDLVEGGSSWDEIVQLAKAIEQAGATIINTGIGWHEARIPTIATKVPRAAFSKVTAKLRGSVSIPLITTNRINTPEVAEQILAEGDADMVSMARPFLADPEFVNKAAAGRADEINTCIGCNQACLDHTFGGKLTSCLVNPRACHETELNYLPVTQVKKIAVVGAGPAGLSAATVAAERGHQVTLFDSASEIGGQFNIAKRVPGKEEFFETLRYFKRKLQTSNVELCLNTRVDVAQLVAGGFDEIILATGIAPRVPAIPGVEHAKVLSYLDVILERKPVGRSVAVIGAGGIGFDVSEFLVHQGIATSQDRAAFWKEWGIDTRLQARGGVAGIKAEPHAPARQVFLLQRKKSKVGDGLGKTTGWIHRTGLKNKQVQMLNSVEYLKIDDEGLHIRIGEAGEPQLLAVDNIVICAGQDPLRELQQGLEAAGQTVHLIGGADVAAELDAKRAINQGSRLAAQL; the protein is encoded by the coding sequence ATGACCGCCCCTCATTACCCGCACCTGCTGGCCCCGCTGAACCTGGGTTTTACCACGTTGCGCAACCGCACCCTGATGGGGTCGATGCACACTGGTCTTGAAGAAAAACCCGGTGGTTTCGAGCGCATGGCGGCGTATTTTGCCGAGCGTGCGCGTGGCGGCGTGGGGCTGATGGTCACCGGCGGAATCGGGCCGAACGACGAGGGCGGCGTGTACTCTGGCGCGGCCAAGCTGACTACCGAGGAAGAAGCCCTCAAGCACCAGATTGTTACCCGTGCCGTACACGAGGCCGGCGGCAAGATTTGCATGCAGATTCTCCACGCCGGGCGCTACGCCTACAGCCCCAAGCAGGTGGCACCGAGCGCGATCCAGGCGCCGATCAACCCGTTCAAGCCCAAGGAGCTGGACGAGGAGGGTATCGAGAAACAAATCAGTGATTTCGTTACTTGCTCGGTCCTGGCGCAAAAAGCCGAGTACGACGGTGTCGAGATCATGGGCTCGGAAGGTTATTTCATTAACCAGTTCCTGGCGGCCCATACCAACCACCGCACCGATCGCTGGGGCGGCAGCTACGAGAATCGTATGCGCCTGCCGGTGGAAATCGTGCGTCGGGTGCGTGAGGCGGTCGGGCCCAACTTCATCATCATCTTTCGCCTGTCGATGCTCGACCTGGTGGAAGGCGGCAGCAGCTGGGACGAAATCGTTCAATTGGCCAAAGCCATCGAGCAGGCCGGGGCGACGATCATAAACACCGGTATCGGCTGGCACGAGGCGCGGATTCCAACCATCGCCACCAAGGTTCCGCGAGCGGCGTTCAGCAAGGTCACCGCCAAACTGCGCGGTTCGGTGAGTATTCCGCTGATCACCACCAACCGCATCAACACCCCTGAAGTGGCCGAGCAGATCCTGGCCGAAGGCGACGCTGACATGGTGTCCATGGCGCGGCCGTTCCTGGCCGATCCGGAGTTCGTCAACAAGGCTGCCGCCGGGCGCGCGGATGAAATCAACACCTGCATCGGCTGCAACCAGGCCTGCCTTGACCATACCTTCGGCGGCAAGCTCACCAGTTGCCTGGTGAACCCACGGGCGTGCCATGAAACCGAACTCAATTACTTGCCGGTCACCCAGGTGAAAAAAATCGCTGTGGTCGGTGCCGGCCCGGCCGGTTTGTCCGCAGCCACCGTGGCGGCCGAACGGGGGCATCAGGTGACGCTGTTCGATTCGGCCAGCGAAATTGGCGGCCAGTTCAACATCGCCAAGCGGGTGCCAGGCAAGGAAGAGTTCTTCGAAACCCTGCGCTATTTCAAGCGCAAACTGCAGACCAGCAACGTCGAGCTGTGCCTCAACACACGGGTGGATGTGGCGCAATTGGTTGCCGGTGGTTTCGACGAGATCATCCTGGCCACCGGTATTGCCCCGCGAGTACCGGCGATCCCTGGTGTGGAGCATGCCAAGGTGCTGAGCTACCTGGACGTGATCCTGGAGCGCAAGCCGGTGGGCCGCAGTGTCGCGGTGATCGGCGCCGGTGGTATCGGCTTCGATGTGTCGGAGTTTCTGGTTCATCAGGGCATAGCCACTAGCCAGGACCGTGCAGCGTTCTGGAAGGAGTGGGGCATCGATACCCGGCTCCAGGCTCGCGGCGGGGTCGCCGGGATCAAGGCCGAGCCCCATGCCCCGGCGCGCCAGGTGTTCCTGCTGCAGCGCAAGAAGTCCAAGGTTGGCGACGGCCTGGGCAAGACCACCGGTTGGATTCACCGCACGGGGCTGAAGAACAAGCAGGTGCAAATGCTCAACAGCGTCGAGTACCTGAAAATCGACGACGAAGGCTTGCACATTCGTATCGGTGAGGCCGGCGAGCCGCAACTGCTGGCAGTGGACAACATTGTGATTTGCGCCGGCCAGGATCCGTTGCGCGAGTTGCAGCAAGGCTTGGAAGCGGCGGGGCAAACTGTTCATCTCATTGGCGGTGCCGACGTCGCGGCGGAGCTGGATGCCAAGCGGGCGATCAACCAGGGGTCGCGATTGGCGGCGCAGTTGTAA
- a CDS encoding 1-aminocyclopropane-1-carboxylate deaminase/D-cysteine desulfhydrase, producing MLLSCLDWHPQPRLEPLHLDWLARAGVEVAVLRLDQIDPLISGNKWFKLVHHVRAAHEAGAQGIMSLGGAYSNHLHALAAAGKRFGFPTVGLLRGHPQETPTVLDLKAFDMDLHWLGYGGYRGRHAADFWLPWQAQYPHLHPVPEGGSGLPGAQGCMAWVTSAREQLAALGWADYHGWWLACGTGTSLAGLVLAEAGQRAVYGVLAVPQDHGVAQQVESIVGPAGLGNARYELFDGSRGGFARVDAELVAFIQATGAIELEPLYTGKALMLLKARVEAGQFACGTRLIFVHTGGLQGRRGFE from the coding sequence ATGTTGCTTTCCTGCCTCGACTGGCACCCACAACCCCGCCTGGAACCCCTTCATCTGGACTGGCTCGCCCGTGCCGGAGTTGAAGTGGCGGTGTTGCGTCTGGACCAGATCGATCCACTGATCAGCGGCAACAAGTGGTTCAAGCTGGTTCACCATGTGCGCGCTGCTCATGAGGCCGGTGCCCAGGGGATCATGAGTCTGGGCGGTGCCTATTCCAACCATCTGCATGCGCTGGCCGCTGCGGGCAAGCGCTTCGGGTTCCCAACGGTCGGGCTGCTGCGCGGCCATCCCCAGGAAACGCCGACGGTCCTCGACTTGAAAGCGTTCGACATGGATCTGCACTGGCTGGGTTATGGCGGGTACCGAGGGCGGCACGCCGCGGATTTCTGGCTGCCCTGGCAGGCGCAATATCCGCATTTGCACCCGGTGCCCGAGGGTGGTTCAGGATTACCCGGTGCCCAAGGCTGCATGGCTTGGGTGACCAGTGCCCGTGAACAACTGGCGGCGTTGGGGTGGGCGGATTATCACGGTTGGTGGCTGGCCTGCGGCACCGGAACCTCATTGGCGGGGCTGGTGCTGGCCGAAGCGGGGCAGCGTGCGGTCTACGGTGTATTGGCCGTGCCTCAGGACCACGGCGTGGCACAGCAGGTCGAGAGCATTGTGGGGCCAGCGGGCCTTGGCAATGCGCGTTATGAGTTGTTCGACGGCAGCCGTGGCGGCTTCGCCCGGGTCGACGCCGAGCTCGTCGCCTTCATCCAGGCCACTGGCGCCATCGAACTGGAGCCGCTGTACACCGGCAAGGCGTTGATGTTGCTCAAGGCTCGGGTCGAGGCCGGACAGTTTGCCTGCGGCACCCGCTTGATTTTCGTACACACCGGCGGCTTGCAAGGCCGCCGAGGGTTTGAATGA